DNA sequence from the Coccidioides posadasii str. Silveira chromosome 5, complete sequence genome:
ATCTGTCAACGTCCTGGAGAGGATATGAGCGCAGTAGAAGACGGTCCGCTTTTCCGCGCGACGATGAAAGCCCTTGAACAAAAAACAGGAAACATGCGAACTAAGATGAAGAAACTTCTGAAAAAAGCCGAAGCGGTGCATCAAAGACAGGTTGCTTACAATGAATCTGTCAGCGCATTCATTATTGCCCTCAACGAAGCATCGACTTCCAACGCCAATGCAATTCAGCCAGCTCTGGAACATTATTTCGACAAGATCGCAAAGGAAATCTTGATTTGGGAGCAACAGAATTCGACGAATCTTCAGAAGCTGATCATTGACCCGCTCACTAGACTGTACAACAACGATATAAAGCAGGCTGAGTCGAAGAAAAAAGATTTTGAGGATGAGAgtagagattattatgcCTATGTTGGACGCTATTTGGGACAGCGTCAGGACTCGCTtaaggagaagaaaagagcaGAAAGCGATTCAAAATACCAAACAAAGCGGAGAAACTTCGAGCTAAAGCGATTCGACTACTCTTCTTTCATGCAAGACCTTCACGGGGGCCGGAAAGAGCAAGAGGTGCTGTCTCATCTCACTAAGTATGCCGACATCCAAGCCCGAAGTTACCTTTCTACGGCAAAGAAAGTCGAGGAAATGCTTCCACAGCTTCAGGCGTTGATACACGAGGTTTCTGAAGTTGATAAAGAGTTCCAGTTTCAGCGAACAGAGCGTGAGGAGAAGCGGAGAGCTCTAGAGCAAAGCACTAAGAAATATATCGAACCTGAGGGCGTTCAAAATAGCAGCGCGCCACCCACCACCCCCAACACTGCTCCCTGTACCTCTGATTCCGAATTGGGTCGCGCAGATAGCACCGGCTCTCAGGCCAGAGGACCAGTTAGCAACAGAGGCTCCTTCTCTTCGTCTTCCAACACCACAGCTGCTGCGATGACACCCTCTGGCCAGAATCGGTTCAAAGGAATTCGTGATTTGGAAGAACGTGACCACTCAAACACCAGCATGGATAAAGCGAATATgcagcagaagaaagagGGGTTATTGTGGGCGTTGTCTCGTCCCGGTTCACACATTGACCCGAAGGGGATAAACAAACAAGCTTGGCATAAGTAAGCCCCCCCCCCTCTACTCAGGCTGGTGCGTGGAGAACATGGAAGAATCACACTTTTAGATGAGGTTTCATGGGTGTCCTGAGACAAATAGGCTAATATTGATTGTCTAGGTTTTGGATTGTCTTGGATCAGGGGAAGCTTTCGGAATACAGCAATTGGAAACAGAAACTAGATCTACACATGGATCCTATAGACTTACGGATGGCATCTGTTCGAGAAGCGAGGAACGCGGAGCGGCGATTTTGTTTTGAAGTCATCACGCCTCAGTTTAAGAGAATTTACCAAGCTACATCTGAAGAGGATATGGGAAATTGGATTATGGCGATTAACAATGCTTTGCAAAGCGCTGTCGAGTCCGGACGAGGTGTTCCCCCACCACCCACTTCAGATGGGGGGTCCCGTAAGGATATTGGGTCTGCCTTAATGGGCAAAACCACTTCATCATCCAACACAAGCAACGTGAGCCGAAGAACGACTGTTGGTGCCCGCCCAAGTTACGTTCGGAATGACAGCAGCTATGAGGATAATCCATCCAAGTTACTCCAGGTCATTCGGGAAGCGGATCAGGGAAATAACTGGTGCGCTGACTGCAATTCAGCATCGAAGGTCGAATGGGTTTCCATTAATCTTGGAATCGTGCTTTGCATCGAATGCAGTGGTATTCACAGATCTCTTGGGACTCATATTTCCAAGATCCGTTCCCTTACGCTAGATATTCACTCGTTTTCTAATGACATTGTCGAGATATTGTTGCAGATTGGGAATAGGGTCAGCAATATGATATGGGAAGCCACCTTGAATCCAACCCACAAACCAACAGCACAATCGTCTCGCGACCAGCGGTTGAAGTTCATTACGGCAAAGTACAGCGAAAGAGCATTTGTGCGCCCGTTATCATCTACGCTTTCGCGCTATGGAACAGCAGATGAGACACTTCTCGCTTCTATCAAACAAAATGATATTCAAGGCGTCCTTTATGGCATTGCCCTGAGGGCAAGTCCCAATGCAACTGATCGGTCGCGAAACACCCATGCGGTGTTCTTGGCCCTGGCAGCCGCCGATCCCGCGTCTCCGTCGCAGTCAATGACCTCAATCTCCACCTGGACAAAATCCGCGCCCCAACCCCCAACAGGCATTAAAGCGATTCCTTTCCCAATCGCAGAGCTCCTGGTTCAAAATGGAGCAGATATCCCTGCTGAGATGCCGGCGATCCCACTATCACCAGCTGCGCAACTATATGTCAACCAGCGGACAGGAAGAGCTTTGGGAAGCGGTAACCCGACGGCGAGTCCTGGAGGCGATACGCTGAGCGCATTACCGACAATCCGCGATTTTGGGAGTGGAGGTAACGGTCTTATGCCTTCCCCGGCCGAGATGAATAACAAGGAACGGGAAAGGCTGCATAAACGCGGGAGTGCCGGAGCCCGGTTTGCGGGGAAAGTGACTTCATTCGGAAGTTAAATTTGCTTTCCTTATCAGATGTTTTCTACACGATAATGTTTTCGATGGCAATAATGACTACGACTGTATGCTGGGCGGGAACTTGAACGGCTTGCACTTCCCGGTGGGTTTGGAAGGCATTGCTGGACCCTTTCCACTTGATTTTTA
Encoded proteins:
- a CDS encoding uncharacterized protein (EggNog:ENOG410PGGG~COG:T~BUSCO:863at33183), with amino-acid sequence MGNISSRPDDPAALYLKDQTKLTIASLTITNYRGHAILHIGPNGFPATRVTAKRDTGDDTPIEFVLDPDSTTTSQPSFLLRLSNEDELTFKFSFIIRQTQIPPVTTSTINGVASTLPEAIDTTLKGVTFAHASNSKELDNLITREFHANPNLQNNSNVQHVGTFSTEGSPSIQFDWSWKWKPPKRAEDRGGGWRNCCSFLDYDERTNRLNTLATFTFWVQNATRPLSSPVVLSPRLELAVPPRNRTVSSQSVMSKGSELEALGDVPQSPIETESLLGGAAPAVPVKLDICQRPGEDMSAVEDGPLFRATMKALEQKTGNMRTKMKKLLKKAEAVHQRQVAYNESVSAFIIALNEASTSNANAIQPALEHYFDKIAKEILIWEQQNSTNLQKLIIDPLTRLYNNDIKQAESKKKDFEDESRDYYAYVGRYLGQRQDSLKEKKRAESDSKYQTKRRNFELKRFDYSSFMQDLHGGRKEQEVLSHLTKYADIQARSYLSTAKKVEEMLPQLQALIHEVSEVDKEFQFQRTEREEKRRALEQSTKKYIEPEGVQNSSAPPTTPNTAPCTSDSELGRADSTGSQARGPVSNRGSFSSSSNTTAAAMTPSGQNRFKGIRDLEERDHSNTSMDKANMQQKKEGLLWALSRPGSHIDPKGINKQAWHKFWIVLDQGKLSEYSNWKQKLDLHMDPIDLRMASVREARNAERRFCFEVITPQFKRIYQATSEEDMGNWIMAINNALQSAVESGRGVPPPPTSDGGSRKDIGSALMGKTTSSSNTSNVSRRTTVGARPSYVRNDSSYEDNPSKLLQVIREADQGNNWCADCNSASKVEWVSINLGIVLCIECSGIHRSLGTHISKIRSLTLDIHSFSNDIVEILLQIGNRVSNMIWEATLNPTHKPTAQSSRDQRLKFITAKYSERAFVRPLSSTLSRYGTADETLLASIKQNDIQGVLYGIALRASPNATDRSRNTHAVFLALAAADPASPSQSMTSISTWTKSAPQPPTGIKAIPFPIAELLVQNGADIPAEMPAIPLSPAAQLYVNQRTGRALGSGNPTASPGGDTLSALPTIRDFGSGGNGLMPSPAEMNNKERERLHKRGSAGARFAGKVTSFGS